From the Eleutherodactylus coqui strain aEleCoq1 chromosome 7, aEleCoq1.hap1, whole genome shotgun sequence genome, one window contains:
- the ZAR1 gene encoding zygote arrest protein 1, with amino-acid sequence MASFPEEAMDNYMYSAYNPYSYRYLNPKNKGMSWRQKNYYSNYSDTGEYFDNYQRAQLKAILSQVNPNLTPRLRKANTRDVGIQVNPRQDASVQCSLGPRTLMRRRIGNLRKPEPVLAEQGSPASPAKTVRFPRTLAVYSPMVAGRPATLEEENEDVPNTTEEPAKDDDAPNVSEKDGETKDATEQGEEMTELAPSPGQTRLRFQFLEQKYGFYHCKDCNIRWESAYVWCVQGTNKVYFKQFCRTCQKSFNPYRVEDIICQSCKQTRCICPVKVRHVDPKRPHRQDLCGRCKGKRLSCDSTFSFKYII; translated from the exons ATGGCTAGCTTCCCAGAAGAGGCAATGGATAACTATATGTATTCAGCATATAATCCCTACTCCTACAGGTATCTTAATCCTAAAAATAAAGGGATGAGCTGGAGACAGAAAAACTATTATTCCAACTATAGTGACACTGGAGAATACTTTGACAACTACCAAAGAGCTCAGCTAAAGGCCATTCTGTCCCAGGTAAATCCCAATCTCACCCCAAGGTTGAGGAAAGCCAACACCAGAGATGTTGGCATCCAGGTAAATCCCAGGCAGGACGCCTCTGTCCAGTGCTCTTTGGGCCCCAGGACTCTAATGAGGAGGAGAATTGGGAACCTCAGAAAACCTGAGCCAGTTCTTGCGGAGCAGGGAAGTCCGGCTTCTCCCGCTAAGACTGTCCGCTTCCCCAGAACACTAGCGGTATACTCCCCGATGGTAGCTGGAAGACCTGCAACTCTAGAAGAGGAGAATGAAGATGTCCCCAACACCACAGAAGAGCCTGCAAAAGATGATGATGCACCAAATGTAAGCGAAAAGGATGGTGAAACCAAGGATGCCACTGAACAGGGTGAGGAGATGACCGAACTTGCCCCTTCACCTGGGCAGACAAGACTGAGATTCCAG TTCCTAGAGCAGAAGTATGGCTTTTACCACTGTAAAGACTGCAACATTCGCTGGGAGAGTGCTTATGTCTGGTGTGTGCAGGGTACAAATAAG GTGTATTTCAAACAGTTCTGCAGAACTTGTCAGAAGTCGTTCAATCCTTATCGGGTAGAGGATATCATTTGTCAG AGCTGCAAGCAAACAAGATGCATCTGTCCTGTGAAAGTGCGTCATGTCGACCCCAAAAGACCCCACCGCCAAGACCTGTGTGGGAGATGCAAGGGCAAGAGGCTCTCCTGTGACAGCACCTTCAGCTTCAAATACATCATTTAA
- the SLC10A4 gene encoding sodium/bile acid cotransporter 4 — MENSSASSLDLPNSTLWDFGENFTEGSPLEPTDTYIIGDSRTDPSSMAAMLQGVLPETLATSIPFWDTPLNHGLSVFVGVALCVTMLGLGCTVEVSQIGDHLRRPIGVLLALISQFVLMPLMAFLLALIFKLNEVAAIAVLLCGCCPGGNLSNIMSLLVNGDMNLSIIMTTSSTLLALLLMPLCLWIYSRPWINTPLVQFLPLGAVSLTLCSTLLPIGLGVFVRYRYSRIADILLKVSLWSLLVTLVLLFILTGAMLGPELLATIPPSVYIVAVIMPLIGYSMGYGLATFFKLPPNCRRTVSLETGCQNVQLCTALLKLAFPAHLIGSMYMFPLLYALFQAAEAGIYVLVYKLYRKEVLHKPEPTDEDEDTDISYKKLKEEEINEISYGTVTSEDHYSVAKEPPAQPH; from the exons ATGGAAAACTCAAGTGCCAGTTCTTTGGATTTACCTAACTCTACACTATGGGACTTTGGGGAAAACTTCACAGAAGGGTCACCACTGGAACCTACTGACACATATATCATTGGAGATAGCAGGACAGATCCAAGCAGCATGGCTGCAATGCTTCAGGGGGTTCTACCGGAGACACTAGCCACTTCTATACCTTTCTGGGATACTCCTCTGAACCATGGGCTGAGTGTCTTTGTTGGAGTGGCCTTGTGTGTGACAATGCTAGGCTTGGGCTGCACTGTGGAAGTAAGTCAGATAGGAGACCATCTAAGAAGACCCATTGGGGTCCTTCTGGCTCTCATCAGTCAATTTGTCCTCATGCCATTGATGGCTTTTCTCCTGGCTTTGATCTTCAAGCTCAATGAAGTGGCAGCTATTGCTGTTCTACTGTGTGGCTGCTGTCCTGGAGGTAACCTCTCCAACATCATGTCACTTCTTGTGAATGGAGACATGAATCTCAG TATCATCATGACCACTTCTTCTACACTCCTGGCACTGCTCTTGATGCCACTCTGCCTGTGGATTTACAGTCGCCCATGGATTAACACTCCACTTGTGCAGTTTCTACCTCTTGGGGCTGTGAGCCTGACGCTGTGCAGTACTCTTCTGCCCATTGGTCTGGGAGTGTTTGTACGTTACCGCTACAGCAGGATTGCGGATATTCTACTTAAG GTGTCCCTCTGGTCCCTACTGGTCACCTTGGTCCTTCTGTTCATCCTTACTGGGGCCATGCTGGGACCTGAGCTTCTGGCCACCATTCCCCCCTCTGTATATATTGTGGCAGTGATCATGCCTCTGATCGGATATTCCATGGGATATGGACTGGCCACTTTTTTCAAGCTTCCCCCCAATTGTAGAAGAACCGTGTCCCTGGAAACAGGGTGCCAGAACGTCCAGCTctgcacggctctcctgaagcTCGCCTTCCCGGCACATCTCATAGGGAGCATGTACATGTTTCCACTGCTGTATGCACTCTTCCAGGCCGCGGAGGCAGGAATATATGTCTTAGTGTATAAACTGTACAGAAAAGAAGTTCTCCATAAACCAGAACCTACAGATGAAGACGAGGACACGGATATTTCATATAAAAAGCTGAAGGAGGAAGAGATTAATGAGATATCATATGGGACAGTGACTTCAGAAGACCATTATTCTGTAGCCAAGGAGCCTCCAGCACAACCGCATTAG